Below is a genomic region from Rosa chinensis cultivar Old Blush chromosome 5, RchiOBHm-V2, whole genome shotgun sequence.
ttcttctgcaaggtacacttcttgctccctcaggtccttgtatgccctgtatcttgaagctagttgctcgcttgccttgtattgcttgaaccaatgctcacttgatccacatcgatgataatgtcattgtggttgcctccctttaactgaggtgcacgttgtgggcgttcccttggagggttggtgccaccacgacgaccagggataccacgatcacctctcccacgtgtggcattgccaccacgtgtatccgcaccaaacttgcggcTTTCTTCCTTGTTAGAGCAGTTATATGGACctatacgtccctcatatccctttttttagggttccgctccttgcgccctcttttgggtgcattataattcgcctcatgaatgcttttagttccaatgggccttgaattatgattcctcacgagtatgttatcatgtttctcagctacagatataagattgataagctgatgaaactgcatgatccgtccagcattgacttcagtgcggtattgctttgataccacaatggttgaaatggggaaggtggagagagttttctcaattagatgttgctctgtgacaggttgtccacaaaacctcaacatggactgtaggcgaaaaggttctgaattatattcagcaacaaacttgaaatcaacaaaacgcagattgttccattgaaccttcaagtcagggaggagggaatcttggacattgccaaagcgcccttctagcgctacccatagctctcttgcatccttgatcgacatatactccaatctgagtgccttgtccatatggcgtcgcatcaagataactgattgagcatgctttgtaggtgttcgcactaACAaacgatccgggttaggtgtctggattatgggtaatattccctttgaagtgaggtggttctcaacatcggttacccaactgtggtaatccgagcctgttgagtcaagcatgggaaagtcgagtctaggttcattcgacatcctgaaaataagaagagaagatatattagtttcggagctaaacttccacgaaaactaaaataatcagatttccgagctatgctaccaagaaaacaatttccaagaatctcttttggattagaccaaacaataatgttttaatatagtcacaatttgatgcttacagaCTCTCTTggtccgagcattatgaacactcttagttcataccaACACTATTAGTTcattaagcgtgaatccccacaattccgctttattaaataattgaactcatgttcgtatattgaaaatcctgcagaaaataaaggaatttaaaagacaagaaagtaggaactttaatttttaaaacttgttgaaattcggagcagattcgcttctgaacagctcccactttgaatggtgtacagatctcaaaacgactccaatagggctgaaatttggaggtcagatagaatagggagagacgaacaactttgatgaaggaaggattttgatctgaggtcccgatcaagacatTTCGGGGAGTGAAAACAggatgatctgcacaggaatgaGCGTGCTACTGTACTGCAGGGGTAGCAAGAGTGGGaagatgctgcaggggcagtaggaggaacacgggtgctcaagggctaCAAGAGCAGCGTACGGTATGGCtaacaagggctaggagcttgtggcagtttttggtgaaagaaatttcgggtgttagggtttttttttcttggctagggCTTGAGTTAGAGtattgtgctgataacgtgttgtagagaattagaaaaattgtattgtattgtattcatctcaccatgaagtttatatagggttacattatgtatacaaaaggcaatacataatagctatactaatcaatcgcacattacaagtatgtcaatcgcatacattacgagtctttgaatcgcatacattatgagtctgtcaatcgcatacattaagcaatacctattacatgaatagtcattatcattcacaACACTTTATACTTTCCTGAAGAATATGTGCATAGTTTCTTATTAGTGTGTTCTTCCATCCTGGAGAAGAATGAAAGTTTAATCAACATAGATATAGAAAGTTGTTGTGGGCTGATAGAGAGCTGAAAAACTGATTGGGAAGTGTCTGTTGATATATGTACTCAACCAAGTTCTAATTAAACAGGTACATGCAACTCCTAAGAACACTAGTCTTACAATTTTTATCCATGTGCTTTCTTCCTtggaaaaataattttttaaattgTCATAACAATTGAGATGACATATGATTGGAGATGCACACGGTCTTCCGTAAGCAGTATGAAATATGAAGCACTTGTGAATTGTGACACTCATCGGATATGATAGGTTTGGCCAACCGTCAATCAAGTCTCTCTGTGTGTTAATTAAAGCGAGTCATTTCCAAGTTCTTGCATATAAGAGAGTGATTATTTTGGCATGGTTATGATTATTAGCGATAGAAATTGGTCAAGTTTTGgcatgttattattattattatttttttttgaaagttcATTAAATTAGCGATAGAACTCAGTCAAGAGGGCATCTTAATGGGGAGCATACAAAGGCTAGATTCAATCTGACCCAAGAACTAAGAAAAGACAAACCAGAAGGTGTACTACACCAACAAGTTGTCTGTGTACAATAAAAGATTAATGCTTTGAAACACTAATagagaaaatagcaaaaatTGAAGGTAAATCCTCAGtctcctcaagataattaccaacaatagaGTTGTCACGACCTTAAGATTTGTACAGCCTAATCACCGCTGCCAACCAAATTGAAATCCACCAATCCTCACATCCAGGATgaggaacaaaagaaaagaaaaatccaCAGATGGATATCAATGAACGAACACATGAAGTGTTCCTAGTCGCGGTCGATTGGGAGGCCGCTGGGAAGGAAGCATGTGTCGTCACTGCTAATTAAGAAGAAGGCGCGCATCATCGTTGCAAAGATAAGAGGCGTGTGAAGTCGTCGTTGGGATGGAGGTGCACGAAGTCCCCTAGCGTTTGGTCGCTCATCTTTTCATCGACTTATTCTTAGTTGTGATCCATAGGACacgtgaaaaaaaataaaaagagaaacattTTGGGTAAAGTTGTGTTAAAAAGCATACAAGAGGAATGCAAAGTATGATGTACTTGTGAGTTGTGACACTTTCAGCTCTCTTCCGTCTCCCCCGTTTTCATTTATGAAAACAGAACCTCCAGCTCTTCTctttgcaaaaccctaatctcCTTTGAAACTTGTTTAAACATATCTGTTTTGTGCAGAACGAACAAAGTACATAGTCGACCAGCTATTTACACGGAACctgtttttttaaataaattccAAGAACACATGGAAAGTTAATCACTTTAGATTTCtttgagatttttcttttctcccaaATAGAAATCTTGTATAATAATCtgcaaaataaaaatttggaGGACCACATATGTTTTGGGTGACGGACTAAAttgataaaaatatcatatatGCTTTCTTGTCAAAGTAAGAGCTTTAAACAGTAATTTTCATTTTAGCTGAGTGATAAAGATGATAGACTTGacgaaagagagaagaaaaatataacttggagggaattgagagaaaagaaagccTAATCCAGATTCTACACCAAATTACAAAACGCTATGCCTAATCACAACAGTGATCAATATTTTCTAACACtagtaaacttcaaaccacactCCAAATAGTCTCTAGAGATGTAGAACATCACAAGAAAGCCAAAGACTCTAAACCTTTGGAAGGACTCTAAACCCGACTTGCCCGGAAGGTGTTCGACATAATGCTTCAGACAAGAAATGAGCTTTTTTCCAACTCAAATTTCGAGGTAaagagaatgagaatgagaatggGGTAGCTTTGAAATTGAGGAGGGTAATGTAGGAGGTCCCAGACTAGTTACAGATGTCTCAAGTTAGGTGGTAAACACTTGAAAGCTGTACTATGCATCATAGCCAGTGAAGTGGACCAAACTTGCATTATCTTGATTCTCTTCAGACTTCACTATCGTGGATTAGTGTGTAAGGTGCCTTGCTAAGTTTGAACTTAGCGTCACTTCATACGGCATGCTTCATTTTCAACAGTCGGTGAAAGCAATAATGGTGCCCTCTGAATCGTCTACTTTTTGAATGATTGAAAGATATTTCACCGAAAGTGCTTGGAAATTTCCTCTGTGCTAGCCTTTTACTTCTGACTACTTTCCTGGAAAATGTATGCATCGTTTCTTATTTAATTAGTGTTCATTCATTCTGGGGAAGAATTTCTGTTCATTCAAAATAGATTAGCAAAGTTGCTGAGGGCAGAAAGAGAGTTGAAAAACTGATTAGGAAGTGTCTATTGATATATTTACTCATCCAAGTTCTAACCAGGTTAGTACAACTGCTAAGAACACTAGTTTTGCTGTGCAATTACTTATCTGTCTGCATTCTGAGTTTTTATATTCATCTGAAAGGTTTGCTTCTTTTGACTTGTTGATCTTCAGGCTACAATATGGCTGCTGCTTCTTCTTGCTCTGAGAGCATCCTTCGGGAGAAGCATGATGTATTTCTTAGTTTCAGAGGGGAGGACACCCGGAATACTTTTACCAGCCATCTTTATGAGGCTTTATGTCGGAACAAAATCCAAACTTACATAGATTACAAACTGGAGAGAGGAGATGAAATCGCACCTGCCCTTCTAGAAGCAATCAGTGAATCGAAGCTTTCGGTTATCATTTTCTCCAAAAACTATGCTTCTTCTacatggtgcttggatgaacttgtGCACATACTCGAATGCAGAGATAAACAGTTTGTTATACCCATCTTCTACGGCATAGATCCATCAGATGTACGCAAACAATCGGGGAGTTATGCAGATGCATTTGTTAAACATGAGGAACGTTTCAAGGACATGATGGACAAGGTGCTCACGTGGAGAGATGCTCTGAAAACAGCAGCTAATATATCTGGATTTGATTCCCAAACAATTAGGTAACTCCTGCGCTCAGTTGTGACTTCTATGATGCATTCACTATATAGAGAAGATTGGTTACTGCATTACTTACTAAACTACTTTGTCTTTGATATGTATATGGCAGGCTCGAGTCTGAATTAGTTAATATTGTGGTCAATGACATTTTGGCGAAATTGAATCGCAAATCGGAAATGGCAAGTGGTTTAGAGGGCCTGGTTGGAATCGAAAAACACGTCCGACAAGTTGAATCGTTATTATGCCTTCACTCACAGGATGTCCGGACCGTAGGTATTTGGGGTATGGGTGGTATCGGTAAGACCACTATTGCTGATGTTGTATTTcaccttctctcttctcaattcGAAGCTTGCTGCTTTATTGCAAATGTTAGGGAAGCATCAGAGACAAGACATGGACTAAATGATTTGCGAAATCAACTGCTTTGTACCGTACTTAAGGAAGGCAATCTATATGTGGCCGCTCCATCTATTGGATCAAGGTTTGCAAAACGGAGGCTTTGCTTTACAAAGGCCCTCgttgttcttgatgatgtgagtGATTTAGGCCAAGTAGAATTTTTGGTTGGACGTGATCGCATCCTGTTTGGCCCTGGAAGTAGAATTATTGTGACAGCTAGAAACAAGCGCATGCTTGGTCTTGACGATGATAAGATATATAAGGTTAACGAACTAGATTGTGATGAAGCTCTTGAGCTCTTTCATTTGAGAGCTTTAACAAATCTCTCTCCCCCAACGGATTATACAACTTTGTCAAGAGAGGTGGTAGATTATGCTGGGGGTAATCCATTGGCTCTTACAATCTTGGGCTCCGTATTCTCTCATTGCAAGAGCAAAGAAGACTGGGAAGGTGAATTagataaattgaaaaaatttcCCGACAAAGGAATCCATAAAGTATTGAGGTTAAGTTATGATGGATTAGGGGAAAATGAGAAGGAGATATTTCTCGATATCGCCTGTTGTCACAAAGGAAAGGATATTGAAGAGGCACAAAGAATTTTAAATGTCTGTGGTTTTTCTGCCAATGCGGGAGTAAGACTTCTCATTGATATGTCTCTCATATCCGTGAATGAACGTTCAAGACTTGTTGAGATGCATGATTTGATACAAGAAATGGGTCGGGAAATTGTTCGTGATGAATATGTTAAAGATCCTGGAAAACGCAGTAGATTGTGGCTTGCTACTGATGTTCGTCGTGTATTGGAAAAGAATACGGTAAGAGCCGAATACAccattgaaaaagaaaagaccaAGCAAAATCTCATTTCCTATAAAAGTTAGATGGATGGCAATGTAGTTTTTAGTAAAGTAATTTTTGTTCTCTATTGTATGCTTATTTATATTTTGCCATTGATTTTCAGGGTACTGAAGCCATTGAGTGCATAGTCATGAACATGGATCTCATTACAGATTTACACGTGAATGCTGCATCCTTCGAAAAGATGCACAATCTAAGATTACTAGATTTATATTTTGATGACTACTACTCATATTCATGCACCAGGGGTGTCGCCAAGCCCAAAGTGCACCTTCCTCCAGGTCTCGAGTTTCTACCTGATGCCCTTAAATATCTGAGGTGGCATTTCTATCCCTTGACATCTCTGCCATCGAGGTTTTCTTCAGAAAATCTTGTCGAGCTTGATATGCCCAACAGCCGACTTGAGCAACTTTGGAATAAAGGCGTGCAGGTTTGCTTCATTTAATTCTTGTACGTGTAATAATAATGGTGTGGAAAATATAACTCGATCTTGCCATTAATTGTCTTTGATTTGTTACAGATCAATCTTGGGAGCTTAAAACGCATCGATCTTTGTTACTCCGAGCACCTGGCTGAGGTTCCAGATCTCTCTGAGAGTCCAAATCTCGAGAGCATTAATCTTAAATGGTGTACAAGTTTGGTTCAACTTCCTTCATATTTTCAGCATCTTGCCAAGCTTGCTTGTCTGAATCTGAGAGGTTGCTCCAATCTCAAAATTCTCCCAGAGATGCCACGCAATCTGAAAACCTTGGATTTGCAACATACTGCCATAGAAGAATTGCCTTCATCAATTTGGTGTCTCGAGAAGCTTGATTCATTGGGTATTTATTCATGTGAAGAGCTTAAGAATCTTCCAAGCAGCACTTGTAGGCTGAATTTGCTCGGAAATCTTTCTCTATCTGGCTGCCACTCTCTTGAGTCTTTGCCTGTCGAGCTCCCTTCTGGGCTGGAGTACCTGGACTTGGAAGATTGTGAGAGTCTTGCGTCTTTGCCTGTCGAGCTACCTTCTGGGCTGAAGGTGCTGCACTTGAGCGGTTGTGAGAGTCTTGTGTCTTTGCCTATTCAGCTCCCTCCTGGGCTGAAGGAGCTGTACTTGAGCGGTTGTGAGAGTCTGGGGTCTTTGCCTGTCGAGCTCCCGCCTGGGCTGTTGAAACTGGACTTGAGCAATTGCAAGAGCCTTGGGTCTTTACCAAAGCTGCCATGGCTTCTACACAGGTTGGATGCACATGGCTGCACGTCACTAGAGACAGTCTCAAGTTCGATGAGGACTGCACCCATACAAGGTTGggatcaatatgtcaacaaTTCTGCTTGTTTCCTAATCCGGCCTGGCGCTGACAAGGTACTTTCATTTATAAATTGTCTGAAATTGGATCAGAGTGCACGGAGCAACATAATGGCTGATGCACAGCTTAGAGTTATG
It encodes:
- the LOC112203251 gene encoding disease resistance-like protein DSC1, whose amino-acid sequence is MAAASSCSESILREKHDVFLSFRGEDTRNTFTSHLYEALCRNKIQTYIDYKLERGDEIAPALLEAISESKLSVIIFSKNYASSTWCLDELVHILECRDKQFVIPIFYGIDPSDVRKQSGSYADAFVKHEERFKDMMDKVLTWRDALKTAANISGFDSQTIRLESELVNIVVNDILAKLNRKSEMASGLEGLVGIEKHVRQVESLLCLHSQDVRTVGIWGMGGIGKTTIADVVFHLLSSQFEACCFIANVREASETRHGLNDLRNQLLCTVLKEGNLYVAAPSIGSRFAKRRLCFTKALVVLDDVSDLGQVEFLVGRDRILFGPGSRIIVTARNKRMLGLDDDKIYKVNELDCDEALELFHLRALTNLSPPTDYTTLSREVVDYAGGNPLALTILGSVFSHCKSKEDWEGELDKLKKFPDKGIHKVLRLSYDGLGENEKEIFLDIACCHKGKDIEEAQRILNVCGFSANAGVRLLIDMSLISVNERSRLVEMHDLIQEMGREIVRDEYVKDPGKRSRLWLATDVRRVLEKNTGTEAIECIVMNMDLITDLHVNAASFEKMHNLRLLDLYFDDYYSYSCTRGVAKPKVHLPPGLEFLPDALKYLRWHFYPLTSLPSRFSSENLVELDMPNSRLEQLWNKGVQINLGSLKRIDLCYSEHLAEVPDLSESPNLESINLKWCTSLVQLPSYFQHLAKLACLNLRGCSNLKILPEMPRNLKTLDLQHTAIEELPSSIWCLEKLDSLGIYSCEELKNLPSSTCRLNLLGNLSLSGCHSLESLPVELPSGLEYLDLEDCESLASLPVELPSGLKVLHLSGCESLVSLPIQLPPGLKELYLSGCESLGSLPVELPPGLLKLDLSNCKSLGSLPKLPWLLHRLDAHGCTSLETVSSSMRTAPIQGWDQYVNNSACFLIRPGADKVLSFINCLKLDQSARSNIMADAQLRVMRIATASRLLNRLTWSGIVCPGNEIPKWMRYQSEGCSINIKLPPHSFRQGFLGYALCIVVAFNNYTLPGWPRNYGLSPNFSCQPHRKINNGHEVWCDALYVSLNDDIILNSDHVFMWYSSPDFVRSESTINREDWVKESEASFDFMLYQHTIINGSGKRNLVDLSSVRVKICGVSLLYEDVGVDEDVVMEPQSSS